From the genome of Magnetococcales bacterium, one region includes:
- a CDS encoding type II toxin-antitoxin system HicB family antitoxin gives MANLEEYPFEIRPLTPDEGGGFLITFTDFNECFSDGETPQEAIENGMDALKEVILALQEFGFPVPAPGSGGLSGKFMARVPKTLHARLVTRARREGVSLNALVTMLLAEGIGMRGKDVHV, from the coding sequence ATGGCCAATCTTGAAGAGTACCCATTTGAAATCAGGCCTTTGACTCCCGATGAGGGGGGTGGATTTTTGATCACATTCACGGACTTCAACGAGTGCTTTTCCGACGGTGAGACCCCGCAGGAGGCCATCGAAAACGGCATGGACGCACTGAAAGAGGTTATCCTGGCTCTGCAAGAGTTTGGTTTTCCCGTGCCTGCTCCCGGTTCTGGTGGCCTCTCCGGGAAATTCATGGCCAGGGTTCCGAAGACCTTGCATGCCAGGCTCGTCACCAGAGCGCGGCGCGAAGGAGTGAGCCTCAATGCATTGGTTACAATGTTGCTGGCTGAAGGAATTGGGATGCGAGGCAAAGACGTTCATGTCTGA